In one window of Paenarthrobacter nicotinovorans DNA:
- a CDS encoding glutathione peroxidase gives MTSLYSIPITFNDGSEGDFGRFQGKAVMVVNVASECGFTRQYAGLEELYGKYRGQGLEILGVPCNQFGGQEPGADAEIAEFCERNFGVTFPLTSKANVLGKEQHPLFAELTRDDDGQPVKVKWNFEKFVINRAGELVGRFPSAVEPDSEDLLTAVEKALA, from the coding sequence ATGACCAGCCTTTACAGCATTCCCATCACGTTCAATGACGGCTCCGAAGGTGACTTCGGACGGTTCCAGGGCAAGGCTGTAATGGTGGTGAATGTGGCTTCGGAGTGCGGCTTCACCCGTCAATACGCGGGCCTTGAGGAACTGTACGGCAAGTACCGCGGGCAGGGACTGGAGATTCTCGGCGTCCCCTGCAACCAGTTCGGCGGCCAGGAGCCGGGTGCAGATGCGGAGATCGCGGAGTTCTGCGAGCGTAACTTTGGTGTCACGTTCCCGCTGACCAGCAAGGCGAACGTCCTGGGCAAGGAGCAGCACCCCCTTTTCGCCGAGCTCACCCGGGACGACGACGGCCAGCCCGTCAAGGTGAAGTGGAACTTCGAAAAGTTCGTCATTAACCGGGCGGGAGAACTCGTGGGGAGATTCCCATCCGCAGTGGAGCCTGACTCCGAAGACCTTTTGACGGCAGTGGAAAAGGCGTTGGCGTAA
- a CDS encoding phosphodiesterase: MELIEAEYPHPGHVLLHLSDLHLVGGPGTLHGSVDSSARLQEICQQIIASRIKPAAIIFTGDLADKGELEAYKRLRVMIEPVCDALGAKAIWAMGNHDNRANFRTAFMDASEASQPQDPVDRSYFVDGLRIITLDTTVPGHHYGELSEAQLDWLAAELATPAPDGTILALHHPPVPCVQDLAVLVELRGQAALAAVVRNTDVRTILGGHLHYSTTASFAGIPVSVASATCYTQDLGVRAGGQRGRDGAQSYNMIHVYEHTIVHSVVPMSGGVTVGEPVDAAEVQRRLAAAGIRIPHESRVGAHTSPGTLTSSLPLISPKAP, encoded by the coding sequence ATGGAGCTCATCGAGGCAGAGTACCCCCACCCAGGTCATGTGCTTTTGCACTTGAGCGATCTTCACCTGGTGGGTGGTCCAGGCACGCTCCACGGCTCAGTCGACAGTTCTGCCCGGTTGCAGGAGATCTGCCAACAGATCATTGCTTCCCGGATCAAGCCCGCGGCCATCATTTTTACCGGCGACCTCGCGGACAAGGGCGAGCTCGAAGCCTACAAACGCCTCCGCGTCATGATAGAGCCGGTCTGCGACGCCCTGGGCGCCAAGGCGATCTGGGCCATGGGAAACCATGACAACCGGGCCAACTTCCGCACCGCCTTCATGGACGCCTCGGAAGCAAGCCAGCCGCAGGACCCTGTTGACCGCAGCTACTTCGTCGATGGACTCCGCATCATTACCCTGGACACCACGGTCCCGGGCCACCATTACGGTGAACTGTCCGAGGCCCAGCTGGACTGGCTGGCAGCCGAGCTCGCGACCCCGGCGCCGGACGGCACCATCCTGGCGCTGCACCACCCGCCGGTCCCGTGCGTGCAGGACCTCGCGGTCCTGGTGGAGCTGCGCGGCCAGGCCGCGCTGGCCGCCGTCGTCCGTAATACCGACGTCCGGACCATCCTGGGTGGACACCTGCATTACTCCACGACGGCGAGCTTCGCCGGCATCCCGGTGTCCGTCGCCTCGGCGACGTGTTACACCCAGGACCTGGGCGTGCGCGCGGGCGGGCAACGGGGACGCGACGGCGCCCAGTCCTACAACATGATCCACGTGTACGAGCACACCATTGTGCACTCCGTGGTGCCGATGTCCGGCGGGGTCACCGTGGGCGAACCCGTGGACGCGGCGGAGGTTCAGCGGCGACTGGCCGCTGCCGGCATCCGCATCCCGCACGAGTCCCGTGTGGGGGCCCACACTTCCCCGGGAACGCTGACGTCGTCCTTGCCGCTTATTTCTCCCAAGGCGCCTTGA